The genomic segment CCAGAGACAGTCTCGGTGGAGCCATCCTGTGCCAGACATGCTTTTTGTAGGTCTTAAATTCCGTACGCAATCAACAGATGATAACGGCCACCGCCTGTTgataaatccctccctttattttgtgcctcagccttggaacacccacaaatgcatatgcaattataCCGAAGCGCAAAAAACGGCGCAcacagatcaacccatgatttcaggcgCAAATGCCCTGTGCCGTCTaagtagatcagaaaacaaggttttaacacccgcaatgcattttgcactgccgcaaacctttagtagatccttAATATTCATCCTTAATATTAATCTTACCTTGGTTTGCCTCTGAATAATGTGTTTTTGGTCTTTGGTTAGACATAGGGTATCTTTTCcaaagattgttttatatttgtttgcATCCATCTTCACTGTTCAGTATCATTCCTTCTACACGAACAGCACTGTGTCCAACAGTGTCCCTTTATACATACCCTCCAAACTCATTTTCACCATGTGTGCTGATTTGGAAATGATTTCCCTCACTGATACAAGTACTGAGAATTAGAGATTTCGAGCAAGGTGGTGAAGATATAAGAAGCTATGTGGCTGGAGATCCATGCACATTCAGAAATGTAGAGCTGCTACTTACCCCTATCCAGTGCATAAATGTCAGTCATACTAGGCTAGGGAAATGAGTGGCTTCGTTGATCATAGATGCCAACCATGATCATGATGAGCATGGCTCCTCCAAGGTAAGAAGAGAAAATGCAACAAGCAAACGTGCTTTAAATCGactgtatttttacactgaaCAGAAGTCTAAAcgcaacatgcaacaatttaGTTGATAATGATGCAAAAGTTAGTTCATATAAGGATTTCAATCGATTGAAATCAATTACTTTGATACTAATCCATTGATTTCACATAATTGGGAACACAGATATGCAGTAAAGAGGTGATTGTATGTCAACAAGTAATACATTTGTTTTGCTTGTCAACTGAAGGTTATAATCATTCCTGTGAAAGGCAAGGCACAACAAGGCACAATATAGCTAATATATATCTAAAACTGTGGTCTGTACATTTTGAAGTCAATGTATCCTAGTGTAATTAggtaaacaaaagaaaaagacagatgttatttgtcatttattttacagtaggaaaaaaaataatgattcaCCTCCATataaaaagggaaaagaggTTTTCAGCTCATACCTCACTCCACGGGAGATGGACAAACTGAACAAAAgtaggaagagaagaaggaagcAAGCTTAGCCTGTGTGCATATCAATAGCATATCTTGTGCATTATGAAATACTTGCCAAAAATTATTTTGACTCTACACAAATAGCTTAATGTTACACATAAGTAGGCAAAAAACATGTTTGCCTGCTCTGGGTAAAGGACAATGAGAAATCAAAGCTTCCCAAGGGCttaattcaaaatgtattattgtgaaTCAGACGATACAAATCTTCAGGCAAttcaaaacattacatttgTAAGATAGGCCTTTGTATGGTCGCTGGACCAAGCTCCCCCTCCTGCAGCGAACCAGCATGTACAGTTACTggccaacttttttttttttttttagtggagagagacagagaagaaagaaaggggagaagaCATGCGTCAacggtcccaggccggattctaACCCACAAAGTTGCAGTCACATAGACCGCTTTACTCACCAGGATGCCCAACTACTGAGTATTAACAGACCCAACTTTGCTTcaggaaagtgaaagaaaggCACAGATTCAGTTGTGAAGTCAATACAGCACCTAGTGGAGAAATGTTTTATTACACAAGGGACAGTGGTGTACGAGAGGACAGGACTGTAGCCCGCAGAGGCTGTCGCCGTAGATTAACTACAGCTCCCCAAAAATGTTGATTTGGGTCGACAGGGAAAGCAACATGGAGCAGATTGAAGAGTGACTAGCTGAGGAGGTTTGCAAATATGTTAATTTGTACAATACCTCATCCCCAAATTATAAAGATTAGCAGATTTCTGAATTCGTGGTGACAAATATCCCAGAACATGGGTtttagagaatgtaaacaccactacttcttctgttattacttctGTGCTAACAAAGCACgacactgccatctagtgtttcgGTGGTCTACACGCAGAATCACCAACGCAGAACTAGAAATGCTCGCACTGCCACCACCTACGGCGTTGCTACGGCAACACTTTGACACAGAACCATAAATCAGCCCTTAGTCCAATCAGTGAAGCCAGCTAGTTTCCTCACTGAACTTGCATTGCTcattatataataaataattttcttttttttttttttaatttctccgTCTCTAGATTAATAATAGCCTGTCAGTCGGCCAGGTGGTAAGCGCCTGTTCCACTACCGGCACCTCCGACTCGCTCCCCTCCACTGTCATGTTCCGCACTGCCATCGCCAATATGTACTTCAGCAACGCGTTGGTGGATGTGATATTCGCACTGAGTGAGGAGCGCCACTTTGACGACGAGACCTTCCAGGGAGGACGGGATGTCATCATAGCAGGTACAGATGAAGCGTTTTGGTCCAAATTTGAAAACTACAAATGTCAGCAGATCCTCAAAACTGAACTTTGCATAATAAAGTCAAAAGGTAATAACGTTAACGTAacaccgttaaagtttgtagggcagtaGAAGACGAGTTATCAAGTTACGGTTTACAAATCCCGTTACTgacacaggcgagtttggagcagTGAGAAAATATCTCTTCTGTCAATAACTGTATATCCTTATTGCACCTCACCCACCCATTTTCCAATTCCACTCCCTTTCCATTAGGTCCATGTATCTTAACCATTGTAgacattttccactgtctcATCTTTATAACAGTCATTAAAATGCTGTATAGAATTCTGTGTTGATACTGTTTGAGTAGATAATgtgaaaaattgaaaatgatATTTGATTAAATCTTTCACACCCCATTGCTTTCACTTGTACTTCTCACAGAACCCACAATTGGAAACAATATTAAGCCTATAGTATCTGATTTGTTGTATTTCCTAACTACTTCAAACAAATGGATAAAATTCTATCATTGGTGATCTCTTTATTATATCTCttgtgcaaaaaacaaaacaaaaacaaacctaaAACTAATTGTAACAATTTGTACAAAAAATGGTTTCTGCACACTCAGGTTGGCTCTAATCAAAGAGACAAGAAAAGCACCATGTAATGAAATGCAATGCAATTTACGGCACaaggtacaacacacacacacacactgtggcgtCTCCCTGTGCTACTGCCACTAACCGACAGcagagggagccagagagcaggGTGAAGCCAGCGTCGGTTGGGGATGGTAGTTGATGATGATACATCCACTGTCAGCTCACTCTTCTATTCTACTGTTTAGGAGTGTCTGCTGTGAAGGCCAGTGTAAAGCTGGAGAACTTTGTCTCAGGGAGGTGGAGCCTGGGACGAGTCTGTCACACCCTGCAGGTGagacggatggacagacagactgatgttGGTGATTATGCTGATGATGATTATGCTGTTACTGCGGCTGTTATGATGTTGTTCTATTATTTAGGACGTCTACACCCAACACTGTGTGGTgtcattgggggggggggcatcaaGATATTCATTACAATGTTTCCCTACATATTTAGGACTTCTACAGTCACAGTAACTGGGTGGAGCTGGGCAGCAGGACTCCCTACAGCGCCCTGATCAGACCTGACCAACCTCTGGAGAACCTGGCAGGTAGGACACtgccatgtgtatgtgtgtgtgtgtgtgtgtgtgtgtgtgtgtgtgtgtgtgagtgagtgtgtgtgtgtgtcacagctgCAATAAAACAATTGCTTGGTTATCATGGCTGTACGCTAGAGTGAGAAATCACACAAGGCGCATTGTTACCATAATACATCTGTCACCTGTTActcaacaaatacacacacacacacacacacacagaggcatggaCACATTGTTATTCACTGTTTTCTGTATCTTTCACTCACTACACAcgcacatgcgcgcacacacacacacacacacatattagtAATCCACATACTCGTTCCTTCATGCATtttgtgcaaacacacactggcacaatAATTCCCTCACACAATTTCTTgaacttgtttgttttgtttcattctaCAGCGTAACCTGATCACACCATAAAACAACACCCATAtgcacattcacaaacaaaTGTTCATCATTGTTCTGCCTGTCCCAGAGAAATGCTAAATTCTAAATTGAATCTATCACAGATTTGTCTTGTAAAAATGGTATTCATTAAAAGAAACTGTTGAATCACGTAAGTAATAAAGTCTGATTATGTTACTTACTACTTTTaaattacttatttattttagacTCCAGTTTGAATACCATTATCGTCatctatatatatttctctgaTTTGAAGTAATGTATTTGTAATATCACAATATCAAAATGTTTTCCCCCTTTCAAATATGTTATTGTGTAATCCAGCAAGTAACCACCTTAAGCGTCTATCATCAGTTTACTTTAGTGAATTACCCATTCCAAGTTTTGGTAATCTTTACTTGAATCCCTGTACATTTAATTTCTTATGCTCTAAACCTGCTCCAGGTCCAAGTACTCCAACCTGTAGGAACTGTACAGGAGGGAATTGCACCAACAACCTTCTGcctgagctgctgcagcaggggCTTCTCACCTCGGGGTACTTCAACGTCCTCTCCTCAGCAAAACCTGCAGGTAACCTGGAGGGATCATTACTGGGTTCTCCATACAAGAGATGAAGACAGCTGATCAACTGGATCACATCcaaataaactgatcattaatgAGGTCTATATGTCATCGTCATGAATGATGAATGAGAATGTGTACTTGCTTTTCCTCTCTACCCCAAGGTAAATGCAGTCATGGTGGCACATTTGACCGGACCAGCCGACAGGACCCAGTGGGAGGCATCAATAAGGATGACACTGCAGCCAGCCACGGCTCGCTGCACCACACAGCAGCCGACCTCGCTGTTAATGCTActgtggagctgctggaggacaTCAGATTAGCTGTTGGAGACAAGAACTTCCTACGGTATGGGTCACTCTCACTTGAGCCATTTTGTATCCCTATTTGAAGCAAGCCGAGTGACCTTCCTGCGGTATTGGTCACTCTCACTTGAGCCATTTTGTATCCCCGTTCAAATTAAGCAGAGTGAACTTCTTGCGGTATTGGTCACTTTCACTTGAGCCATTTTGTGTCCCCGTTCAAATTAAGCAGAGTGAACTTCTTGCGGTATTGGTCACTCTCACTTGAGCCATTTTGTATCCCCATTTGAATTAGGCAGAGTGAACTTCCTGCGGTATTGGTCACTTTCACTTGAGCCATTTTTGTATCCCCATTCGAATTAAGCCAAGTAAACTTCCTGCGGTATGGGTCACTCTCATTTGAGCCATTTTGTGTCCCCATTTGACATAAGCCGAGTGAACTTCCTGCAGTATTGGTCACTTTCACATTGTTCACCATTGTGTGCCTCAATTTGAattaaaggagggagggatgcaaAAATGGCCACTGTAAAATGGCCATAGAGGGGAGCTGTAACATCAAATGAAGCCAAAGATTAAGGACATGCCTGGTTTACCAACTTGATCACACAAGGCACATGCTGGGGCGTCGGACCACTCAGGACTCTGAAAGCCCTGGATTTGTATTTTGACAAATTTGTAATATCTCACTAATTTCAGTTGGAACATGTGTCCATCCAGGCAACATTATGTGATTGCAGTGAATAGCAGTCCCTTGCAAACCTATACTGATGCCAACTGTTCTGATAATGGCCCCTAAAATTTGCAAGTGACACGTTCTTCTGGTCTCCATAACATTATGTAATTCAAATTGTGGTGTTATTTGAGCTTTGTTGTCGCTGTCCCATGCAAATTCATGTAGCTATGCCGCTGTGTGGCCATTTCTAAGTTGTACATTGAGCACTATTAGATGCCTGCCATGCTACTGAGCTGAAATGATAATGGGCTGTTGTCTGGATGGCAGCACACTCTGCTTCTATGTGCATGTGATGATATGATAGGCCACTGGTTGACTTCTGTTAATGTAAACATTTCCTAATGGAATTTATCATGTAACTTTGCCAGCAGGCAAATGGTTGGGCAATGTATTCATGATGCTGTTAGTTATGCACCATCATATGCTTGCTTCTGCTGAATCATTTTGTGATGATTCAGCAATTTTCAGTATAATTTGTCAATGCCAATGTACAGGGTCAAATAGTGATCGCTGGCCCCGAGCAGGATAGACTGCACAGGCTTAAGAGACACCCACAAATGGCATGAAGACACTGTAATtatgtgttgtctctctctctcttgttccctcAGCTTGATGGGCCTGTCCCAGTCCTCTGTGCTGTGCTTTGTTATTGACACTACAGGCAGTATGAGCGACGACATAGCCGAGGCTAAGAGGGTCTCATTCTCCATCATTGACAGTAAGAGGGGAACCCAGCAGGAACCCTCTGCCTACATATTGGTCCCTTTCAATGACCCAGGTAGGTAATTCATAGTATCTGTAGTTCATTATACAGGAGAGACTGTTAATATATGAGTAGAATTCATCCAAGTTAAAGGAAATCTATGAAGGTATTATTGTAGCAAAAAACACCTGAGGACTTTATTTGTTCATATATTTTTTCTTGGAATATATTTTTTGATGTTCATGATGAGTCATCAAGGAGACACATTAAGTTGGGTTTGCAAGCTTTGAGACAATCATTCAATTGTTGAGActtggattgtgcaaaagggagTACAATTTAATATGAGGAAGATGCCAATATTTTGCACGCTCGGTGTCTATTTTTGTTGTGTATTCAGGTTTTGGACCTCTGATAATAACGACCAATGCAGACGTCTTCAAAGACAGCATCAATAAGCTTTCAGCAAGTGGAGGAGGGGACCTCCCAGAGTTGTGCTTGTCTGGActgcaggtgtgtatgtgtgtgtgagagagagagagagagagagagagagagagagagagggacagaaagagagagtgcacAGAGAGAGTGCACCAATGTGTGTTGAGGGAGAGTTTGTAGTAAGTAATGTGACTAAGCCAGTGAACAAATAAAAGAATCgactttaaaactttaaaaaaaagtttctttttttcgtttttttcaaaaaaaaatttaataacattttcactttttagcaTGTCCACCCTCATTGGAGTTCAGAGGCAGTCATCCTTCTACATTAGCTTTTACCACTCACATTCAggctttttcttttgctttcagTATCAGTAATTGCCAAATTACTAATTTACTAAATTGCTGAATTGGTAGCTTATATCTTGGAAAGGAGGATCCTGGAACAGAattgttgtttcattttttgtttttcaaatgatatttgatttagttatttatttgttttatttttattcattttaattttagatCAGCTTTTATTTAGTTCGAGTGAAGGTTACACCTGTATGTAAGTTTGTAGTTGCTGTTTATACTGACAGGAAATTAACCAAGTATAATTTctattgataatgtataatagaTGATTTGACCCATTCACTTCTCGAGGTAAAACAATGATTTGATTTTcgggttttttgggggggttttcaCAGCTTGCCCTGACGGCGGCTCCACCCTCCTCTGAGATCTTTGTCTTCACTGACGCTGCAGCCAAAGATGCCCATCTGAAAAGCACCATCACTGCCCTCATAGAGAGCACCAAGTCTGTGGTGAGTACGGGTCGACTTTTTActgttctctcttttcacaTTTCAAGGCAGCCCTTCGGCTTGGATGACAAATagaatctaaaaataaaaacagtagaaataataagtaaaaaaaaaaaaaaaacattataaagcaataaaatagaatgcTAACAGTTGTGAGCCTATATAAACATATGCTGGTGACAGTTTAAGCACACTGTAGACTGTATTGGTGGGAAATATGGGGAAGGACTATGAATTGCTAACATGTATGGATTAAGATATCATCATAATGCATTACAAAATCAGCTGTATTTATAAACTCAAAtctaagcaaaaaaaaacccacaaaccAATTCggtccaaagaaaaaaaatagtcttCCTTATTCATTACATCCCTTATATTAAGCAGGAATAAGTTGCCTGGTTTCAATTTCACAGGCAAGTTGAACTTAGTTTCTGAATTTGTAACAATTAGACAGAAAATTATAGATGACAGTTAAGTCATCTCTTTATCCCAAACCTGAACCCACCTTTTGCTTTCTCTGtcaatactgtactgtatttatCCACTTGTTATATATCCTCtacttctttctccctcttttcagGTAACCTTCATGTTGACAAACGCCCTGTCCAGCCGGCGCCGCAGAGGGCTTCAGCGCGCAACGCCACGCAGCCTGAGCCAATCAGATGCCCAGCTGTACCGTGACCTCGCCCAGGCTTCTGGAGGTCAGGCCATTGAGGTCTCCAAGACGGACCTTTCACTGGCCACTAGTGTCATAGAGGACTCTTCCACCAGCGCTGTGGTAAGACGTCTACCAAGCTAATTAATATCCAACTAACTAAGTATCTGACCGAACCTGGGAAAACACATTACTTTTACCCTTatctttcatccctccctctttcacagcagtccctttctctccctctttcaggTGACAGTTTTTCAGGCAGTAAGGAATCCAGGGAAGCCTGATAATTTTACCTTTACTGTTGACGGATCACTGAGGAACCTGACTGCCTACATTACAGGAGCCTCGTCACTCACCTTTAATCTCACCAGCTCCACAGGtacagccgtgtgtgtgtgatattttacACAAACATCAatattggtataattaccgtaaacaaatgagaccatggtcaagaagattggtagcctctatcacACACTAGAGGTATTGTTCGTGCtactgtttctcaaaattaagaccacatttcccataaacctgtTGCTActtgccccccctctccctccctggcaTTGCtccatgtgtttgttttctctttgtctttactgaagaggttaaacatgttggaagtgatttctccatcagcctttcaccCCTTCCGCCCTCTACCATtttgagaaactctgaaagctttagctcggTTTGCagtggaagaacagcgccctcttcctgtattgtgccataaagcaatctgtaaagcaatccagcagatttcccaagAAATCTGATtacagtggcacacaatgtaaaatgcagtgtagaggccggtagaggctgccaaacTTCTCagccatggtctcatttgtttctctctcctccaggtgcGTCCCAGAGTTCCAGTCAGTCCAGCGGTCCTCTGGGATCCTTCACCACGGTGGGAAACCTCCGTCGGTTCAGCCTCAACACTGACAACCAAACAGGATCATGGGAAATCAGTGTGAACTCTAATGACCCCTACACTCTCAAGGTCATAGGTCAGTAGGATGGTGGAGTTAGAATGTGAAGCAAGGGTGTTAAATCAACAGCTCGGCTAAAATTGAGACTGTTGCTATTATCAACAGTAGTCTCACTGATCTGCTTTGTTATGTTCCCCAGGTCAAAGTTCAGTGAACTTCATCTATAACCTTGTGGAGGCGTATGAGGGAGCCCACGGGGACTACAGTCTGAAAGAGGGGCGTCCTCTCACGGGTCAGACCAttttcatcatcactgtcatcttcatcatcataatcTGTAGCCAAAGTCCCCAAAAAAGTTCTTAGTGTCCTCTCCATCCTGCCCTGTGAAATAAAGTCTTCTTGAACCCATCTTATACACTCCTGTGATCCTCTTCCTCTATGTTGATCTCTGTTGACCTGTTACATCGATACTtacctattttctttttctctctggccCCCCTCCTTCAGGTGGTAATACCAGCCTGTTGGTCTCTGTGACGGGAAGTGACACAGTAAAGGTGTCAGAGGTCACTCTGGTGGAAGGTTCGGGTGGGTCACGGGAGGTCAATGGATCATTGCAGGTATATCATATGTTACACTTGATGAACTAGAATACATTTTGCCATTTGaggctgcactaggcaagattttcatgtaaaaatacacccatcttatcagcctaaatcacatggtggggctgcaacagagaacacCGTCCCATCCCCATTAATTGAGAGTTCAGCTTTAAGTTTCACAGCTTCTGTCCTTTGGTTTTCTTTTCCTACAAAGAGTCACAAATCATGCAAATATCCACTGGACTAATATAATGTCTCCTGATGGCAAAGACATCCCTTACATCTGGCATTAACCCAGTAAAAACTCAAGGTCCAATCGTCCAAACTATCTCCAGAGGTGTTGAGAGACACATTTGGCTACATTAATACCAAAGTGTAAGTGCTGCTGAGTTGCCAGTACACATACAACTGAGTGGACTAGATGCAAATAATGGTTCACACATGAAGTCAACTAGTAGTAGTGAAAATAGTAAATGATCAAGAATGAATCGTTATACTCTTGATACTATGATCAACTCACGTTATCGTCTACCTTGTGAGACATAAGGATGCAAGAcctcaaaacaaaatgcataatcAGTCTTTCTATCTGTCCACAGTCGGTGGGAAGCGGTAACTTCCTAGTTACATTCCGTGACGTCCCAGCGGGTGACTTTGTGGTGCGCCTGAAAGGAGAGGACAGCGCCACCTCCAGATCAACAGCCACATCCAGCAGCTTCCAGAGGCAGGCCTCCACACAGATCAAGACCTCTAGCATCTCTGTCACCGTGAGCACATCCACCATCCTTTTACCGTCTCAATGAAGCAGCCCTTCACTTTGCTTGAACATGTTGTGAAAGACCTTGATAGGTGCTCATGACCAGGCTTTTAGAATCTTAGTTGGGGGCAATTGCAAACAGGCAGAATGACTTCTTGAAAACAGACCAAACCTACCATAGTTGCCTTGGCTTCAACCAACAATATCACTTCTAACAGCGTGGCATTGTTTTGCAGCAACCATACCAACGATGGTCCAACGTTGGTCTAATGTAGGTAAAGATGGCCATATTTTAACCACCACCAGACAAAATTACATTGGCCTAAAGTCTTGACCCATTGTTGGCCCAACAGAACAGTTTACATAGGCCCAAAGTTGCCACCTGGGCCCATGTTCCCTCACCATACCAAGGCCCAGCATAAACGATAGAGAAACATAAATACTCatcatggtctctctctctgtcttacctccttcctttctcactACTCTCCTCCCCAAGCTCAACTCAACACACATCACAATACGATTATATACAAAAAATGCTTAccattgtctctttctcttttaccctccctcctcctcttttccaggCCCAAGCCAACAGCACCACCATAGAACCAGGCTCCACCATCTCCATCCCTTTCACCGTATCCATGACCACCAACGGGGTCGTCAACGACAGCGCCAGTGGGACGTTCACGGTGCGGGCCAACAACGACCGCAGCTACACCTCCAGTTCACCCGCCACCATCTCCATAGCGCCGGCCAGCGGAGGCAAAGCCAACGGCACCGTGACGTTAACGGCACCGGCCAGTGCCGCTTCAGGGACAGACGTGACCCTGACTATCGAGGCAGAGAACGCAGCTGCCACTGACATCAACTACGTCGTCCTCAGGCTCTCTGTGGTTGCCGAGGTAAGAGCCAGATGGATGGGAGATGGAGGCGAGGCGGGATAGGAAGGTGGTAGGATGAAGGTaaacattaaaggtgctacgtgtaggaTTGTACccaattggtagcctctatctcatggcagtggtattgttagtgtttctcgaaattaagactacatttccctgTTTAATCCTGTTGCAAAGGTGATGTTGCTGCTTTGGTCTTCTTTGGTCTTATGCTTTTTCCAaaggcctttcactccttccaccatctgtctTTGGCAGAAACTCTGAAATCTTTAGCTTTAGACgaacagcgccctctttctgttttgtgcggtaaagcaatctccctttgtgccataaagcaaacCAGCAGACTTTCCGCAAACTCTagcccagtggcacacaatataaaatatagtgcagaggctggtagaggcttcCAATCTTCATGGCAATGGTCTTCTTTGTTTGCTGTAATTTTACTAATATCTCAAAACTAATGTTGTGATGAttcattgatgttaaaatgctccacacagcacctttaatgaATTTCAAGTGCCTAGATTTCATTCTCGTTTTTTTGCTTCTTCATTCTGTAAGATTTCCATGATTgatctcttttcctcccctcctctcaccctctctctctctccaggtgacaGATTTCACCCGCCCGGTGTGCCAGGTCATCAGCATATCAGCTAcctgtccctcctcctcatcgctCTGCGCTTCCTCCCAGTGGGAGTTCTCCGCCAACCTCACCGACGGCATCAACGGCACCGGCATCGAGAGCCTCACCG from the Centroberyx gerrardi isolate f3 chromosome 3, fCenGer3.hap1.cur.20231027, whole genome shotgun sequence genome contains:
- the vwa10.2 gene encoding von Willebrand factor A domain-containing protein 7, which translates into the protein MAPTQTAVLVALVLSLPGSADSFQPLFSFKGNSSTHRDITRRAVLRETAEVCKAIAAAEGRDFSLKINNSLSVGQVVSACSTTGTSDSLPSTVMFRTAIANMYFSNALVDVIFALSEERHFDDETFQGGRDVIIAGVSAVKASVKLENFVSGRWSLGRVCHTLQDFYSHSNWVELGSRTPYSALIRPDQPLENLAGPSTPTCRNCTGGNCTNNLLPELLQQGLLTSGYFNVLSSAKPAGKCSHGGTFDRTSRQDPVGGINKDDTAASHGSLHHTAADLAVNATVELLEDIRLAVGDKNFLRLMGLSQSSVLCFVIDTTGSMSDDIAEAKRVSFSIIDSKRGTQQEPSAYILVPFNDPGFGPLIITTNADVFKDSINKLSASGGGDLPELCLSGLQLALTAAPPSSEIFVFTDAAAKDAHLKSTITALIESTKSVVTFMLTNALSSRRRRGLQRATPRSLSQSDAQLYRDLAQASGGQAIEVSKTDLSLATSVIEDSSTSAVVTVFQAVRNPGKPDNFTFTVDGSLRNLTAYITGASSLTFNLTSSTGASQSSSQSSGPLGSFTTVGNLRRFSLNTDNQTGSWEISVNSNDPYTLKVIGQSSVNFIYNLVEAYEGAHGDYSLKEGRPLTGGNTSLLVSVTGSDTVKVSEVTLVEGSGGSREVNGSLQSVGSGNFLVTFRDVPAGDFVVRLKGEDSATSRSTATSSSFQRQASTQIKTSSISVTAQANSTTIEPGSTISIPFTVSMTTNGVVNDSASGTFTVRANNDRSYTSSSPATISIAPASGGKANGTVTLTAPASAASGTDVTLTIEAENAAATDINYVVLRLSVVAEVTDFTRPVCQVISISATCPSSSSLCASSQWEFSANLTDGINGTGIESLTVRQGNGTLNTSAAVGAGGENVTVATYSASCCSQNVELVAVDAAGNVGTCAGQAKATATTSAAPVTVTAMNTTSTGGHTLTISQSLWISVVVALLWK